CCACCGCCTTTGCGGCTTCCATACTGCCGGTAGACTTCAATGTCTTCCTCAGGTCTTTATCAAGCGACGAGGCGGCAACCAAAGTTGAACCGTTCAAATCGTTGATCACCTGTGCGTAGATATGCGAGCGGCTTCGAAACACATTGAGCCGCGGGCGCTCGGTGGTTCCTATTACACGCTTGCGAACGCGCTGTCTTCTCTGCTCGAGTTGTCTTGATTTTTCTGCTGTATTCATCGTCGCCCCTATTTCCCCGTCTTCCCTTCTTTCTTACGCAAGACCTCGCCCATAAAACGGACACCCTTTTGCTTGTACACATCGGGGGGCTTGATCGCACGTAAGTTTGCCGCTACCTGACCGACTAATCGCTTATCGAATCCCTTGACATTAATGAGCGTCTGTTTGTCGACTTTGACTTCGATCCCGGCAGGAATTTGAAACAGGACGGGATTGATGTAGCCTACATTGAAGCTCATCGTCCGGCCCTGGAGCGCCACCTTGTAACCGACCCCGGTGATCTCCAATGACCGCTCATAACCCTTCGACACTCCAAGAACGATGTTGCTCAACTCGGCACGAGCCAAACCATGAAGAGCGCGGACGTTGCGATCTTCGCTCAAGCGATTGACAAGCAGCTGGCCATTCTCAACCACGGCGCCAAGCCCCTCTTCAAGAGGCCAATCCATTTTACCCAATGGACCCTTGACCGAGACCTTGGGTCCCACCACTTTCACTTCTACTCCCGCAGGAATAGCAATCGGCATTTTCCCAATCCGCGACATGTTCTCTTCCTTGTCTTTACGCTGCTACCAGACTGAGCACAACACTTCACCGCCCAGGCCATTTTTCCGCGATTCCTGGTCGGTCATGATCCCCTTCGACGTCGACAGAATCGCCATTCCGATTCCGTTTCTGACCTTGGCGATATCCTTACTGCCAACATAGACACGACGACCTGGCTTGCTGATCCGCTGCAACCCTGTGATCATCGGCTGACCTTCATTGACATAGCGCATCTGCACTGTAAACACCGGATGTCCATCCTCAACGGCGTCAGCAATGTCATGGACATAGCCTTCTTGCTTGAGAAGCTCAAGAATGGCACGCTTAAGCTTGGAGGCAGGGACAGACACCGTATCATGACGGCGCTGCGAACCATTTCTGAGGCGAACAAGAAGGTCACTAATTGGATCAGTCAACATGCTATTCCCTTTTCTTTCCAGTCCTAACGTCTCAGAGCTTCCGCTACTACCAACTAGACTTGCGCACGCCAGGGATATCCCCGCGGAGGCTCAAGAGGCGGAAACAAATTCTGCACATGTGAAAGCGAGTTAAAAAGCCACGCACCCTACCACACAATGGGCACCGATTGTACGACCGGCACGCAAATTTTGGCTTTTTTGCCGCTTTATTCCGTAGCGCTAAACGTGACACATGAACTCCTTCTGCTCAGTTACGTGCGTAGGCCTGAAATCTCTATGCCCGAAACGGCATTCCGAGATGCTTCAGCAAGGCCTTCCCCTCGTCGTTGGTCTTCGCTGTCGTGACAATCGTGATATCCATCCCATGAATGGAGGCCACTTCGTCGTACTTGATTTCCGGGAATATCAACTGCTCTTTCACACCCAACGTATAGTTACCGCGGCCGTCAAAGGATTTCGGCGAGACACCGCGAAAATCACGAATACGCGGCAAGGCCAGCGTCACAAGCCGATCAAAGAATTCGTACATGCGACGGCTCCGCAATGTGACCTTCGCGCCGATCGGGAGTCCCTGCCTAAGCTTGAATCCGGCGATCGCTTTCTTCGCTCTCGTGACAACAGGCTTTTGCCCGGTAATCGTCCCCAGCTCGGTCACTGCGCTCTCGAGCAACTTCACGTTCTGAATGGCTTCACCCATTCCGACGTTGAGAACGATGCGCTCCAACTTGGGAACCTGCATCACGTTCTTGTATCCGAACTCCTTCATGAGCGTCGGGATGACTTTCTCCTGATAGGCATCACGAAGTCGAGGCTTAAAGCTTGACTCATGACTATTCTCGTCTAATTGCTTAGGCGCAGCCTCCGCGTCCTTCTTTGAGGACTTTCGCTCGGAGGGTTTACCTGCCTTACCTTTTTCAACCTTCGCCATTCCGTGCTCCTCAGACTACTCGAAAGTCTCGTTCGATTTCTTACTGAACCGCGCCCGCCGACCGTCCTCAAGTCGACGAATACCCACACGCGTCGGCTTTTGCGTCACGGGACAGACATACATAACATTGGAGATCGCCAACGGAGCCTCTCGCTCCAAGATTCCGCCCTGCTTGACCTTTTGGTTCGGTTTGGTATGGCGCTTGATGATATTCAGCTTTTCCACAATGACCTTGCCGGCCGTCAAGTCTACGGACAAAACCTTCCCGGACTTTCCGCGCTCACGCCCTGTGATCACGACGACCGTATCGCCTTTTCGAATTCTGCTTTTCCGAAGTGCTTGCACGACAACCCCCACCACGTGTCCCTACAGCACTTCAGGTGCCAGGGAGATGATCTTCATAAATTTCTTCCAACGCAATTCACGTGCGACCGGACCAAAAATACGAGTCCCGATCGGTTCCCCTTCTTTATTGATCAAGACACAGGCATTCCGATCAAACTTGATGTAGGAACCGTCTTCACGTCGAACTTCCTTGGTGGTCCGCACAATCACCGCACGACTGACATCGCCTTTTTTAACGCTGGCATGCGGAATAGCTTCCTTCACCGCGACGACCACGATATCTCCCAGAGACGCATACCGACGACGCGTCCCCCCGAAGACATGGAAGCACATCGCCTGCTTCGCCCCGGAGTTATCCGCCACATCCATATAACTATAGTTCTGAATCATGCTAGCGCTCTTTCCTTACCTTAGAGTCACAACCACATCAAACTATTCTGCTCGGCCCTTCTGAATCACCTCGACCACACGCCAATGCTTATCCTTGCTGATCGGACGAGTCTCAACCATGCGCACACGGTCGCCGATCTTACAGACATTCTGTTCATCGTGCGCCTTGAACTTCGAGATTCTCCGCAGGACCTTGCGATACAGCGGGTGCGTCACTGAGCGCTCAACGGAGACCACCACGGTCTTGTCCATCTTGTTGCTCAACACACGCCCGACCCACTCACGCTTCTTGACAGCATCAGACATAATCAGAACCCCTTACCCTTTCGTCTCAGCCTGAGAGACTTCCTGCAAAACGGTCTTTACCCGAGCAATCTCACGCTTGGTCTTCCTGATCTGCATCGGATTCTCCAGCCGTCCGGTGCCCAGCTGAAAGCGCAAGCCGAATAGCTCTTGCACCAACTGCTTTTCCTTTTCGACCAGCTCCGGAGCCGTCAATTGCCTTAACTCTTTCAAATCCAACGCCATGTCACCTACTCCTCGAACCGCTATGAAATCTGATTAAAACTCACCACGGGCCACGCACTTGGTAGCCACCGGCAATTTGTGCGACGCGAGCCGGAAGGCCTCCTTCGCCACATCCAACGGCACGCCATCCATTTCATACAAAATGCGACCAGGCTTCACAACGGCCACCCAGTATTCAGGGTTTCCTTTACCTTTACCCATACGAGTTTCCGCCGGCTTCTTAGTAATCGGCTTATCCGGGAAAATTCTCGTCCACACCTGGCCACCACGTTTTACAAAACGAGTAATGGCAATACGCGCAGCTTCGATCTGCCGGCTGGTCACCCATCCAGGCTCAAGCGCCTTCAGACCAAATTCGCCGAGCGTAATCTGACCGCCGCGATAGGCCTTGCCTCGCATACGGCCCTTCTGCATCTTTCTAAACTTGACTTTCTTTGGCGCTAACACAGTGCGTTCTCCTTACCCGATCCGCCGTTCGAGGAACGAATCTGACTTGACCGGTTGAGCTGGCAGCAACTCTCCCTTGAAGAGCCACGTTTTCACACCGATCTGTCCCATGGTTGTATGCGCTTCAGCAAACCCGTAATCGATATTGGCACGAAGCGTATGTAGCGGCACCCGACCTTCGCGATACCATTCGGTGCGCGCGATTTCCGCCCCGCCAAGACGCCCCGCCACCATAATCTTAATGCCCTGCGCGCCCAGTCGAAGCGCGGACTGTACACTGCGCTTCATCGCCCGGCGAAACGCCACCCGCTTCTCAAGCTGCGTGGCAACATTTTCACTTACCAGCTGGGCATCCAGCTCAGGCTTCTTGATTTCCTTCACCGTGATATAGACCTGGCCGCCGTACTGCTTCTCAAGATCGGCTTTGAGCTTATCGACTTCAGCGCCCTTCCGACCGATGATGATGCCCGGACGCGCCGTGTGAATAATCACGCGAGTCTGGTCGCCAGAACGCTCAATCTCAACCTTCGAGACACCGGCATGAAACAGCCTGGCCTTCACGACCTTGCGAATCTTGATGTCCTGATGAAGGAGCTTGGCGTAATCCTTCCCGGCATACCACCGAGAATTCCACGTGACGTTATAACCAAGCCGGTACCCGATTGGATGTGTTTTCTGACCCATAAAATCTTGCCTCAGTCTGCCCTAGCTAGATGGTGATCGTTGTTATGCTGACTTCTTCGCATCGCCGAGCGATGGCGCGGCGACAACCACAGTAATATGACTCGTGCGCTTATGAATCGAATTTGCGCGACCCTGTGAGCGAGCCCGAAACCGCTTTAATGTTGGTCCGCCGTTCACAAAAGCCTTGGAAATTACCATCGACTCGCTATCGCCCATCTCCTTCTGCTCGGCATTAGCCACTGCAGAGCGGAGAATCTTTTCAACGACACGCGCAGCCTGCCGAGGCGTGAGCTTCAACATCGCGAGCGCCTGGGGAACCTGCTGGCCGCGAATCATGTCGATCACGGGCCGAGCCTTCCGAGGAGCCACTCGAACAAATCTGAGAATCGCACGTGCTTCAGTCATATCCTTATCCTTTACCCATTCGCAGAGCGGACTGCCGACCAGACCGACAGACTACTTAAGCGCAACAGCCTTTTCCGTCTTAGCCTGACCGTGTCCCTTAAAAAACCGAGTCGGAGCGAACTCACCGAGTTTATGACCAACCATGTTCTCAGTCACAAACACCGGGATAAACTTCTTCCCGTTATGCACCGCAAGCGTGTGGCCGATCATATCCGGGATCACCGTCGAACGGCGCGACCAGGTCTTGATAATCTTTCGATCTTTCGTCTCATTCATATGCTCGACTTTTTTCAGCAAATGATCATCGACGAAAGCACCCTTACTAATTGATCTAGCCATTGCGTACCCCTGACTTACGTCGCGCGATAATGAACTGATCCGTCTTCTTATTCTGTCTTGTCTTATAACCCTTGGTCGGCTGGCCCCATGGAGACACAGGATGAGGATTACCCTGACCAGACTTACCCTCTCCTCCACCATGAGGATGATCGACCGGATTCATAACCACACCACGAACGTGAGGGCGCTTTCCCTTCCACCGAGTCCTGCCAGCCTTACCGACGCTCACGTTTTCGTGATCGACATTGCCGACCTGACCGACCGTCGCCATACAGCCCGACAACACCTTGCGCATTTCCCCTGACTTGAGGCGAATCTGAACATAGTCCCCATCGCGCCCCATGACCTGCGCAGATCCACCGGCGCTACGAATTAATTGGCCACCCTTGCCGACCTTTAACTCGATATTATGAATGGTCGTTCCCAATGGCATGCTTGAAAGCGGAAGCGCATTGCCTGGCCGCACTTCTGAATTGACCCCAGACTGCACCGTCATGCCAACAGTCAAACCAACAGGAGCCAAAATATATCGCTTCTCACCATCGACATAATTCAGCAACGCAATGCGGGCAGAGCGATTCGGATCATATTCAATCGAGGCCACCTTTGCCGGAACCCCAACCTTATCGCGCTTAAAATCAATCTTCCGATACAATCGCTTATGGCCGCCCCCACGAAAACGAACGGTCGTGCGGCCGTCCGTATTGCGCCCACCAGTTCGAAGATGGAATGCCGTGAGCGATTTTTCAGGCTTCTTCTTTGTCAGCTCTTCCGTCGTAACGGCGGTCATTCCTCGACGCCCGGCCGACGTTGGCTTATACGTTTTCAATCCCATAACGAAATCCTACCTTCCCTCAACCCTATGCACTTTCGTACATTTCAAGCTTTTCGCCCTTTTGCAATGTCACGAATGCTTTTTTCCAATCAGACCGCTTGCCAGAGAAACGACCAAGCCGTTTGACCTTCCCCAAGACATTCATAACATTCACCCGCGCCACCTTGACCTTCAGCAAGGTCTCGACAGCCTGCTTGATCTGCACACGGTTCGCATCAGGATGAACAATAAATCCAACCGTATTAGTCGTCTCACGAATCGACGTCAGCTTTTCGGTCAATAGCGGCTGAACAAGCACGGCATGCATATCGAGCTTCATGACCACACCTCTGTCACACGGGCAAGCTCCCGCTCGTGAATAACCACCACACCAGCTCGAACAACATCGTA
Above is a genomic segment from Nitrospira lenta containing:
- the rplR gene encoding 50S ribosomal protein L18, producing MNTAEKSRQLEQRRQRVRKRVIGTTERPRLNVFRSRSHIYAQVINDLNGSTLVAASSLDKDLRKTLKSTGSMEAAKAVGKLLADRARAANLLTVVFDRGGRLYHGRIKALAEASREGGLQF
- the rplF gene encoding 50S ribosomal protein L6; this translates as MSRIGKMPIAIPAGVEVKVVGPKVSVKGPLGKMDWPLEEGLGAVVENGQLLVNRLSEDRNVRALHGLARAELSNIVLGVSKGYERSLEITGVGYKVALQGRTMSFNVGYINPVLFQIPAGIEVKVDKQTLINVKGFDKRLVGQVAANLRAIKPPDVYKQKGVRFMGEVLRKKEGKTGK
- the rpsH gene encoding 30S ribosomal protein S8; this translates as MLTDPISDLLVRLRNGSQRRHDTVSVPASKLKRAILELLKQEGYVHDIADAVEDGHPVFTVQMRYVNEGQPMITGLQRISKPGRRVYVGSKDIAKVRNGIGMAILSTSKGIMTDQESRKNGLGGEVLCSVW
- a CDS encoding type Z 30S ribosomal protein S14, coding for MSRLALRNKAAKKPKFACRSYNRCPLCGRVRGFLTRFHMCRICFRLLSLRGDIPGVRKSSW
- the rplE gene encoding 50S ribosomal protein L5; this encodes MAKVEKGKAGKPSERKSSKKDAEAAPKQLDENSHESSFKPRLRDAYQEKVIPTLMKEFGYKNVMQVPKLERIVLNVGMGEAIQNVKLLESAVTELGTITGQKPVVTRAKKAIAGFKLRQGLPIGAKVTLRSRRMYEFFDRLVTLALPRIRDFRGVSPKSFDGRGNYTLGVKEQLIFPEIKYDEVASIHGMDITIVTTAKTNDEGKALLKHLGMPFRA
- the rplX gene encoding 50S ribosomal protein L24, with product MQALRKSRIRKGDTVVVITGRERGKSGKVLSVDLTAGKVIVEKLNIIKRHTKPNQKVKQGGILEREAPLAISNVMYVCPVTQKPTRVGIRRLEDGRRARFSKKSNETFE
- the rplN gene encoding 50S ribosomal protein L14 codes for the protein MIQNYSYMDVADNSGAKQAMCFHVFGGTRRRYASLGDIVVVAVKEAIPHASVKKGDVSRAVIVRTTKEVRREDGSYIKFDRNACVLINKEGEPIGTRIFGPVARELRWKKFMKIISLAPEVL
- the rpsQ gene encoding 30S ribosomal protein S17; translated protein: MSDAVKKREWVGRVLSNKMDKTVVVSVERSVTHPLYRKVLRRISKFKAHDEQNVCKIGDRVRMVETRPISKDKHWRVVEVIQKGRAE
- the rpmC gene encoding 50S ribosomal protein L29, coding for MDLKELRQLTAPELVEKEKQLVQELFGLRFQLGTGRLENPMQIRKTKREIARVKTVLQEVSQAETKG
- the rplP gene encoding 50S ribosomal protein L16 yields the protein MLAPKKVKFRKMQKGRMRGKAYRGGQITLGEFGLKALEPGWVTSRQIEAARIAITRFVKRGGQVWTRIFPDKPITKKPAETRMGKGKGNPEYWVAVVKPGRILYEMDGVPLDVAKEAFRLASHKLPVATKCVARGEF
- the rpsC gene encoding 30S ribosomal protein S3; amino-acid sequence: MGQKTHPIGYRLGYNVTWNSRWYAGKDYAKLLHQDIKIRKVVKARLFHAGVSKVEIERSGDQTRVIIHTARPGIIIGRKGAEVDKLKADLEKQYGGQVYITVKEIKKPELDAQLVSENVATQLEKRVAFRRAMKRSVQSALRLGAQGIKIMVAGRLGGAEIARTEWYREGRVPLHTLRANIDYGFAEAHTTMGQIGVKTWLFKGELLPAQPVKSDSFLERRIG
- the rplV gene encoding 50S ribosomal protein L22, which codes for MTEARAILRFVRVAPRKARPVIDMIRGQQVPQALAMLKLTPRQAARVVEKILRSAVANAEQKEMGDSESMVISKAFVNGGPTLKRFRARSQGRANSIHKRTSHITVVVAAPSLGDAKKSA
- the rpsS gene encoding 30S ribosomal protein S19; the encoded protein is MARSISKGAFVDDHLLKKVEHMNETKDRKIIKTWSRRSTVIPDMIGHTLAVHNGKKFIPVFVTENMVGHKLGEFAPTRFFKGHGQAKTEKAVALK
- the rplB gene encoding 50S ribosomal protein L2, whose protein sequence is MGLKTYKPTSAGRRGMTAVTTEELTKKKPEKSLTAFHLRTGGRNTDGRTTVRFRGGGHKRLYRKIDFKRDKVGVPAKVASIEYDPNRSARIALLNYVDGEKRYILAPVGLTVGMTVQSGVNSEVRPGNALPLSSMPLGTTIHNIELKVGKGGQLIRSAGGSAQVMGRDGDYVQIRLKSGEMRKVLSGCMATVGQVGNVDHENVSVGKAGRTRWKGKRPHVRGVVMNPVDHPHGGGEGKSGQGNPHPVSPWGQPTKGYKTRQNKKTDQFIIARRKSGVRNG
- a CDS encoding 50S ribosomal protein L23, translated to MKLDMHAVLVQPLLTEKLTSIRETTNTVGFIVHPDANRVQIKQAVETLLKVKVARVNVMNVLGKVKRLGRFSGKRSDWKKAFVTLQKGEKLEMYESA